A stretch of Enterobacter cloacae complex sp. ECNIH7 DNA encodes these proteins:
- the mobA gene encoding molybdenum cofactor guanylyltransferase MobA, with protein MNLSQEIIGVVLAGGRATRMGGKDKGLQRLNGKPLWQCVADTLAGQVSTMVISANRHIDTYQLSGYAVYQDILEDYPGPLAGMLSVMQQSHGEWFIFCPCDTPFIPSCLVERLLLLRGTVPVVWVHDGERDHPAIALMHRSLAPALQSYLAAGERRVMAFMRESGGHPVDFSDLKSAFVNVNTPDDLQMMQEKR; from the coding sequence GTGAATCTTAGCCAGGAAATCATTGGGGTCGTTCTGGCAGGTGGCAGAGCGACGCGAATGGGGGGAAAAGATAAGGGGCTTCAACGCCTGAACGGCAAACCCTTATGGCAATGTGTCGCTGATACGCTCGCAGGCCAGGTGTCGACAATGGTCATCAGTGCTAACCGGCATATCGACACTTACCAGCTCAGCGGGTACGCCGTTTACCAGGATATCCTTGAGGATTACCCGGGACCGCTGGCTGGTATGCTTTCGGTCATGCAACAGTCTCACGGAGAGTGGTTCATCTTCTGTCCCTGCGATACCCCGTTTATTCCGTCCTGTCTTGTCGAACGTTTGTTGCTGCTTCGGGGTACGGTTCCTGTGGTTTGGGTACATGACGGCGAGCGTGATCATCCTGCTATCGCATTGATGCACCGATCCCTGGCGCCAGCCCTGCAGTCCTATCTGGCTGCGGGAGAGCGCAGGGTGATGGCTTTTATGCGCGAGTCTGGCGGTCATCCCGTTGATTTTAGCGATTTAAAATCAGCTTTTGTGAATGTGAATACGCCTGACGATTTGCAGATGATGCAGGAGAAAAGATGA
- the mobB gene encoding molybdopterin-guanine dinucleotide biosynthesis protein MobB, whose product MIPVVAISAWSGTGKTTLLKKLIPALCARGIRPGLIKHTHHNMDVDRPGKDSYALRKAGAAQTMVASTQRWALMTETPDEAPLDLAYLVSRMDHATLDLVLVEGFKHEAVPKILLFRSDAGHDFSELTLDEHVIAVASDVVLPLEVPTLDLNDVEGIAEFIVEWIAI is encoded by the coding sequence ATGATACCTGTTGTCGCCATTTCCGCCTGGAGTGGGACCGGAAAAACCACGCTGCTGAAAAAGCTCATTCCTGCGCTTTGTGCCAGAGGTATCCGTCCAGGATTGATTAAGCACACCCATCATAATATGGATGTCGATAGACCGGGCAAAGATAGCTATGCATTGCGTAAAGCGGGTGCAGCGCAAACGATGGTGGCAAGTACTCAACGCTGGGCGCTGATGACAGAAACGCCGGATGAGGCGCCGCTGGATCTCGCCTATCTGGTCAGCCGGATGGATCACGCCACGCTGGATCTGGTGCTGGTTGAGGGATTTAAGCATGAGGCCGTGCCTAAGATCCTGCTGTTCAGAAGCGATGCCGGGCATGATTTCAGCGAATTAACGCTGGATGAGCATGTGATTGCGGTGGCCAGTGATGTTGTATTGCCGCTTGAAGTTCCGACGCTGGATTTAAATGATGTGGAAGGGATTGCGGAGTTTATAGTGGAGTGGATTGCGATCTGA
- a CDS encoding YihD family protein, producing the protein MKCKRLNEVIELLQPAWQKEPELNLMQFLQKLAKESGFDGELADLSDDILIYHLKMRDSAKDAVIPGIQKDYEEDFKTALLRARGVIKE; encoded by the coding sequence ATGAAATGTAAACGTCTGAATGAAGTTATTGAACTCCTCCAGCCCGCCTGGCAAAAAGAGCCAGAGCTAAATCTGATGCAATTTTTACAGAAACTGGCGAAAGAGTCAGGTTTTGACGGCGAACTGGCAGACCTTTCTGACGACATCCTGATCTACCACCTAAAAATGCGTGACTCTGCCAAAGATGCTGTTATTCCTGGTATTCAGAAGGATTATGAGGAAGATTTTAAGACCGCATTACTGCGCGCCCGAGGCGTAATTAAAGAGTAA